The sequence below is a genomic window from Thermus filiformis.
CTCGGCCTCGAGGGAAACTTGGAGCAGAGCTTCGCCTTCCGGCTTTACGCCGATCTTTTGGCCGGGCCGGACGGCTACCTGGGGGGTGAGCTCCTCTTCAAGCCCGACCTGGGCCGGTTTGACCGGGACCTGAGGGGGATCCGGCCCTACTTCGGTGGAGGCCTGGGGGCACGGCTCGTCCCGGGGGAGGTCGGGATCCAGCTGGCTTTGGGCCTCGAGGTCCTTCTGGACGCCCGGACCGGCGTCTTCTTGGAGGGGGACTACTTCGCCCCCTTCAGTGGGCGTCAGATGAACCGGCTCGTCCTGGGGGCCAACCTCAGGTAGGCCCCGCTTGGGCTCCCTGGGCGCTCCGCTTCCGGGGCGCCCGGGGACATTCCTCTCCTTGGCGTCGGGTATCCTTAAGGAGGAGGTCGGTATGTTCGTAAAGGACTATATGACCAAGGACCCGGTCACCGTCACCCCCGACACCCCTGTTCTGGACGCCATCCGCCTTTTGAAGGAAAAGGGGTTCCGGCGGCTTCCCGTGCTGAAGAACGGGAAGCTGGTGGGCCTGGTCACGGAGAAGGACCTGAAGGACGCCATGCCCTCCAAGGCCACCACCCTTTCCGTCTGGGAGATGAACTACCTCCTCTCCAAGCTCACGGTGGAGGAGGTGATGGTGAGGAACGTGCTCACCATCCCGGCGGAGGCGCCTTTGGAGGAGGCGGCCCTCCTCATGGAGGAGAAGAAGATCGGGGCCCTGCCCGTGATGGAAGGGGAGAGGCTGGTGGGGATCATCACGGTGACGGACGTGATGAAGGCCTTCACCGAGGTCATGGGCCTCAAGGAGGGGGGGATGCGGGTCACGGTGGACATCCCGGACGTGCC
It includes:
- a CDS encoding CBS and ACT domain-containing protein, which gives rise to MFVKDYMTKDPVTVTPDTPVLDAIRLLKEKGFRRLPVLKNGKLVGLVTEKDLKDAMPSKATTLSVWEMNYLLSKLTVEEVMVRNVLTIPAEAPLEEAALLMEEKKIGALPVMEGERLVGIITVTDVMKAFTEVMGLKEGGMRVTVDIPDVPGSLAQMAQAVVPSNIVSVVTAGKEGGYRRIVLRVVGEGMETVADRLRAAGEKVVDVRKG